The DNA window CGTACGCCGGCTCGGCCTTCGCCGGCAGGTTCGGGTCGGTGGCCGACGACCGCACCGGGTTCGCGCCGGAGTTGTAGTAGGCCGCCTCGGTCGAGTTGACGTAGAACCAGTTGAACGCGTAGCCGACGCTGCCCGCGGACGCCTGGAACGCGGCCGCGCTGCCCATCGCCGACGGGTCGTTGAACGCCTGGAAGCCGATCGCCGAGTCCGCCTCGTGCCGGTAGGTGGAGCGCAGCTTGGTGAACGCGGTCGGCTGACCGTTCACCAGCCCCCGGTAGGAGACCAGCCCGTACTTCGTGCGCAGCGCGCGGAGCGTGTAGGAGCCGGCCGGGGTGGAGTCGGCGAGCGTCGGCGACCAGGAGTTGCGCTGCTCCAGCGCCTCCATGGCGAGGCACTGCCCGTGGTAGAGGTAGCGGTTGGTGCGCAGCGTCGGCGCGCTGCCGTCGGTGGTGCACAGCGGCACCGCGTACGTGTCGGTCAGGTCCTGCGAGGCGGAGGTGGCGCTCCACGCGTAGTCCTGCCCGCGGCCGAGCAGCACGTAGAGGTTGAGCCCGGCGAACGCCGCGCCGCGCGCGCTGATCCCCGGCCCCTGCAACTCCTGGAGCATCAGCAGTTGCGGGGCGAAGTAGCCGGTCTGCGGCCCGAACACGGCCACCGGGTTGCCGGTGGTGGTGTGCCGGCCGGAGACGACCACGGCGTTGGACATGCCGTGCGCGCGCAGGTTGGACAGGCCGCCGAGCAACTCCTTGGTGGCCTTGCTGGCGCCGGTGCGGGAGGCGGCGCCGCGGGTGGCGTCGTAGGCGAGCGGCTCGGCGACCACCGAGCCGGCATCGGGCAGCACCGCGCTGGTCGCGCCGGGTGGCGTCGCGCCGTACGGGAAGCTCTGCCCGTCGTGCAGCGTGAGCACGGTCTCCGGGTCGTTCTGGGAGCGGAACGCCGCCCACACCCGGTCGCCCTCGGTGGCGCCGTACTTGGCCCGGGCGGCGACCCGGACCAGCGCGGACTGGATCTCGCTGCCACCGCCGCCGCCGAACAGGCCGCCGATCACGCCGGCGGTGGCGATCAGGTCGGTCATGGTGAAGTGCTTCGGCTTGCCGGCGCCGGCGAGCACGTACTCGCCCGGGTAGTTGTCGTCGGCGATCGACTTGTCGATGTAGGCGTTGATGCCGGCGATGTAGTCGACCACGTCGGCGTAGAGCTGCTGGCCCCGGGCGCCCTTGGTGCGCAGCGCATCCACCTGGGCCTGGAGGTCCGCCTCGGTGTAGGGCGAGTTGGCCCAGACGCTCTGCTCCAGCTCCCGGTTGCCGGGGGCGCCGCCGGCGAACGAGGTGACGTTGCCGCGGCCGACGTGGCGCAGCAGATCCATCACCCAGAGCCGGTCCTGGGCCCCGGCGTAGCCGGCGCCGAACATCGTGCCGCCGCGGGTGGTGCCGGTGACGTGCGGGACGCCGGTGGCCCTGTCCCGCACGATGGTGACGTCCGAGCGCGGCGAGACGGTGCTCTCGACCTGCGCGGCGGGCACGCCGAACGAGGAGTCGTTGTAGAACCGGGCGATCTGCTCGTCGGTCAGTCCGGCGTAGTTGTAGACCAGGTTCGCGTACTCGTCGAGCTGGTCGCTGGAGTGCGCCGGGCGGGTGCCGAGCGTCTGGTGGGCCAGGATCGCGACGAGCGTGGCGTTGCCGTTCTGCCCGGGCGGCAGGATGTCGGCGCACTGGCCGAGGCAGTAGTCGTTCGGGGCGAAGGTGCTGGCCGCGAGCGCCGGTGTCGGCGGGGTGACGGTCAGCACGCTCGCGGTCAGGGCGGCGGCGGTGAACGCCGCGAGCCGGGCGCGGAGTGGGCGACGGGGCATGGCGATTCCTCCGGGGACGCGGAGTCGGGCCTTCGGTACGCCCGGCGGGTCGGTGCCGACGTCTCGCCCTCCGCGCCCGGGCGTTCCACCCGGAGGTGAGAATGACTCATATCTATCTCGGGGCAATGATCGGCGTCGAACCGTCGCTCGGGATAGCCGTCGTTCATCAGTCGTGAATGCCGACGTTTCGCCCAGTCCGTCGACCGTGGACATGACGACGGGGGGTGGCGCCGTTGCCACCCCCCGTCGTCGGTCCGGAGCCGGTGCGCCGTCAGCGCTTGTGGAACGACTGGCGCACCACGCCCCCCACCAGGGCGCACCAGGTGGTGGTGCTGAGCTTGCCGGTGGGCGGCAGGCCGTGCAGGCGTTGCAGGTCCTTCACCGCGGTCCGGGTCGGGTGGTCGTACTCCCCGGTCGGGGTGACCTCCGCCCAGCCCTTGGCGGCGAGCATGAACTGCGCCGCTACCACCGGCACGCCGGTGTCGCGCTGGTCCAGCTCCGGGGCGAGCGTCTCCCAGGTGGGCGCCGTCAGGGTGGCGTCCACGTCGACCGGGATGCCGTTGCGGGCCTGCCAGTCCTGCACCGCCGCGACGGTGGCCGCGTCGAACACGCCGGTGACCGGCACGGCGTAGCCGCGGAACGTGAGCAGGTACTGCGCGACCCGGACCACCGGGCCGCCGACGAAGCGCCAGATGTCCGGCCAGCGGCGCGCCGGCACGTCGCCCAGGCGGGTGCCCAGCTTCCGGAACACCCGGCGCCGCACCGCCGGGAACTCCCGGTAGAACGTCGCGCCCGGGCACTGGGTCTCCCGGAAGTCCCAGTGGCCGAAGATGTCGTGCGCGTGCAGCCCGTACTGCCGGCAGACCGCGGTGCAGAGCCGCACCAGCCCGTCGAGCAGCTCCTCCGGCGGCGCCTCGGTGACGTAGGTGCCCTCGTTCTCGATGCCGATCGCCCGGCCGTTCTCGCCCGGGCAGTGCGCGGCGATCATCTGTCGGTCGCCGGCCTCCAGCCGCTCCAGGCTGCCGTGCCGTCCCTCCAGGACGTGGCCGCCCCGGCTGACCGTGAAGTGCTGCCCGGTGTCCGACCAGCCGTTGCCGTCCATGTGCAGGTCCTGGCAGTCGCGGGCCAACTGCTTGGCGTGTTCCTCGGAGTGGTCGGTGACGTTCGGGAACGCCATGTGGTGCAGGATGATCTTGTTGGTCGGGATCGCGCTGACCGACAGCGCGCCGGACGGCGGCCGGGCGGCCCACTCGTCGCAGCTGATGATCCAGTCGAGGTCCGCGCCCGGCGCGGCGTGCGCGGTGGCCGGGAGCGCGAGCTCGGTCCCGACGACCGCGACGGTGGCGGCGCCGAGGCCGGCCCGCAGCAGTGTGCGGCGGTCCAGCTCGGAGTGGTCGAAGTGCATGGCATCTCCTCGATGACCCGACCGACGTCGGGCTATGTAAAGGAACTCCAAATGCAGCGCGCGACCCGAAGAATATTGCCACTCCGGCGCCGCGCGCCAGAGGACAAATGCCACCGTCCCGCTCGCCCCACTCGGTGATCTTGCGCTTGCCGCCCCGACGTAAGGGGCGTATCGCCCGTGCGGGGCGGTAGCCGCAAGATCACCGAGTGGGGTCGGCTTACGCTGGGGCAGGCGGGACGGCGGGAGAGGCGACGTGCGGGGACTGGATCGGCGGGGGGTGCTCGCCGCGGCGGGTGGACTGGCGGTCGCCGGGATCGGCGTACCGGTCGGGCTGGCCCTCGGCCGGGACCGGCCGCGACCGGTCCCGAGTGGACGCCGGCCGGTCAGCATGGCGATGCACCTGCACGCGTCGTTCAGCGAGGGCGTCGCGAGCTACGCCGCCCACCTCGACCAGGCCCGCCGCAACGCCGTCGACGTGCTCTGGTGGACCGACCACGACTTCCGGGTGGCCGCGCACGACCACCGACGCGAGGTGCGCTTCGACGGCCCGCGGGAGTCCGAGGGCCCGCTGGCCTGGACCTGGACGGCGGCCACCGAGGGACGGCTCACCGAGGCCACCGCCGACTTCGTCGCGGCGCCCGACGCCGCCGGCGGACCCGGCCGCGCGTTGCGCCTGGCCGCCACCGGGGCCGGCACCCACTGGTACGCGGGCCAGGCGTGGAACTGGACGCACACCGGGAACATCTCCGACACCACGCTGCACCTGGACGTGCGGCCCGAATCGGCCGGTCCGGACGCGACGCTGACCGTCGAGGTCGCGCTGTCGCACCACCCGGCCGGGCCCGGCCGGCCCGCCGGTCAACTGGTGCTGCGCTACCGCCTCGGCGCGGCGACCACGGTGCGGCACCGCGTCGACGGCAGGCACGGCACCGTCGACCTGCCCGCCCCGACCGGCGCCCGCCGGCGGCACGCGTTCGACCTGCTCGCCGACGTCCGGCGACTCTGGCCGGAACTGGTGGCCGGCGACAACTCGCTGCGCGGGCTGCGCCTGGGCGTGACCGTCGCCGGCGGCGCGCGCGGCGCGTACCTGGTGGACCGGCTGGTCTTCGACCGGGCCCGCCGCGCCGGGCAGGGCGGCGAGGAGCTGCGCGCCGAGGTGCTGCGCGGCTACGACGGGTCCTACCCGGGAGTCACCCACCACCGGGCGTACGAGGTGTCGATGGTGCGGCACCTCAACTGGTTCGGCGGCGACGGCACGCTGCCCCACTTCCCGTCCCCGCCCTACCGGGACAACGACCCCGGCGCGACCGAGCGGATGGTGGAGTTCCTGCACGCCCACGGCGGAGTCGTCTGCTGGAACCACCCGCTGGACGTGGAACGCCGCGACTCGCTGGCCCGGCTGCTGGTGGACCGGGACGCGCTCGGCGTCGACCTGATCGAGATCGGACGCGCGCCGGTCGAGGACCACCTCTGGGCGTACGACGTGGCGGCCCGCAACGCGATCCCGCTGACCGCCGTCGGGGTGACCGACGACCACGACGGCACCGACTGGCGGGCCGGGCGGGACCGGTGGATCACGTCCGTCTGGGCCGCCTCCACCCGCCGCGACGACCTGGTCGCGGCGCTGCGCGCCGGGCAGGCGTGGTTCGCCGACCTGGTCGGCTACCGGGGCGTGATGGACCTGGAACTCGGCGGCCGCGGCGCCATGGGCGCGGTGGCGACCGTCGCCGACGACACCGTCCCGGTGCGGCTGCGCGCCACCGACCTGCCCGCCGGGGCCACCCTGGAGGTGGTCACCGGCGACGTCGACCTGGCCGGTGCGGCGGACCCGACCCCGGCGGTCCGCACCGATCGGATGCCGTGGCGGCAGATGCGACCGGGCTGGCACGACCTGCCGGTGCGGGTGGGCGGCGGCGCGTACGTGCGCACCCAGGTCCGCGACCGCGAGGGCGCGGTCGTGGCCGCGAGCAACCCGCTCTGGCTGCTGCGCCGCCCGCCACCCCGGGGCGTCGCCCCGGCCCGCCGCCTGTCCTGACCGCGCCGCGCCCTGCCGGCCGAGGTTGCGCCGGTCTGCTGTAGTGGCGGTGTGTCCGTTACCGACCGTCCGCCACCCGGCCCCGGCCCGGCGGGACACCGCCGGTCCCGGGCCGCCGTCCGGCGCGGGGAAGCGTCCGTTGCGCCGATGGACGCACGTGCCGGCGCGACCAGAATGACCAGCGAGGCGGCAACCGGCAGCCGTCCCTGGAACGCGGTGGGGTTCGTCGCATGAGCGGCTGGCAGCTGTCCGGCTACACGCCGGTTCGTACGCTCGGCTCCGGAGCGTCGGGCAGTGTCGTGCTCGCCACCCACGACGCCACCGGCACCTCGGTCGCGATCAAGTACCTGGTCCGCGACCTCGGCGCCGACTCCTCGTTCCGCCTCGCCTTCCGCGACGAGGCCCGGCTGCTCGGCGAGGTCGACGACCCGCACGTCAGCCGGCTCTACGAATATGTGGAGTCGCCGCACGGCGCGGCCATCGTGATGGAGCTGGTCGACGGCGTGTCGCTGCGGCAGATGCTGCGCGCGCACGGCCCGACCACGCCCGAGGCGGCGCTCTGCGTGCTGAAGGGCTCGCTCGCCGGGCTCGCCGCCGCGCACGCCCACGGGGTGGTGCACCGTGACTACAAGCCGGAGAACGTCCTCGTCACCGGGGCCGGGGCGAGCAAGCTCGCCGACTTCGGCATCGCCATGCCGATCGGCCAGGGCTCGGACACCACGGTCTCCGGCACGCCCCGCTACATGGCGCCGGAGCAGTGGACCGGCGCCCCGGCCGGCCCGGCCTGCGACATCTACGCCGCCACCGCCACGTTCTTCGAGTGCCTCACCGGGCGGCCGCCGTACCCGGGGCCGGACCTGCTCGCCCTGCGCGTGCAGCACGCCACCGCGCCGGTCCCCACCGACCCGGCGCCCGCCGAGGTGCACGAGCTGCTGCGGCTCGGCATGGCCAAGCGCCCCGAGGAACGGCCGCAACCGGCCCAGGTCTTCCTGGAGCTGCTGGACCGGGTAGCCGGGGCCGGGTACGGCCCCGGATGGGAGGAGCGCGGGCTCGGTGAGCTGGCCCGACGGGCCGCCCTGCTGGCCGCGCTGTGGCCGTTCCCCGACCGGGCGGAGGGCGCCACCGCGGTGGCCCGCACCGCGCTCGGCGCCCCGACCGGCCGGGGCCGCCTGCTCCGGCGCGGACGCAAGCGCACCCTGCTGGCGGTCGGCGCGCTGGTCACCGCCGTGCTGGTCGGCGGCGCCGGGTACAGCTACGCGGCCCGGGAGACCCCGGCCGCCGGCGCGTCCGGCGGCCCGTCGCCGGCCGGCGTCGGACCCGTCGCCCCGACCGCCCCGGACCCGATGGGCGCCGTGACCCCGGACGCCACCCCCACCGCCTCCCCCACGCCGTCCGCGCTGCCCAGCCCGTCGGCGGCCATCCCGTCCGCCACCCCGAACGCGACCCGGCCGCCGATCCGGCCGCCGGTACGCACCGGCACGCCGGCCCCCACCCCGTCGCGCAGCACGTCGCCGCCGCCCCCGCCCGACGTCACCGCGCCGGTCGTCGGCGGCGTTGGCGTCGACCCGGGTCAGCTCGAACCGAAGGGCTGCCCGTTCGGGGTCCAGAGCAGCGCCGTCACCGTCACCGCCACCGACGACCGCAGCGGTCCGGCCGCCCTGAAGGTCACGTTCCGCTACACGCTGGAGGGCGTCACCGGGACGGTCCGGATGACCGCCGCCGGGCGCGGCGTGTTCACCGGCATGCTCGGGCCGCTGGCCGCGCCGAAGCAGAGCAGCCGCATCCCGATCGAGGTCACCGCCGTCGACGCCGCCGGCAACGCGACCACCTCGGCCCGGCCGGCGTACGTGACGCTCTACACCTACTGCACCCCCGGCTAGGAGGACGACGTGCCCGCTGCCCCGCACCGCGGCCCCGACCGGGGACGGCCGGCGTGACCCGGCCGGAGGAGCCCACCGAGGCGCTGCCCACCCGCGCCCTGCCCACCGCCCCGGCCGGTGACGAGTCCACCGTCCACCTCGTCCCGCCCCGGCCCCCGGCCGACGCCGACGCCGACGCGACGGTGCACCTCGCCGGGCCGGCCACGCCCGGGTGGCGCGGCGAGCCGACGGTGCACCTCGGACCGACGTCGGGGCAGCCGACCGTCCCGTTCGGCGCGTCGACCGGGTCCTCCGGCGGCGCCCCCGCGGGCGTGGAGCCGACCGTGCACGTGGCCGCGCCGTGGCCGGCCGGCGAGCAGCCGACCGCGCCGTACCGCCCGAGCGCGACCGGACCGGCCGCCCCGACAGCGGGGATGACCGCCGGGGCGTACCGGCAACCGACGGTGGCCGGCGGGCCGACGCCCGCGCCCGGCGGTGAACTGCGCTTCGGTCCGGGCGTGCCGGCCACGCCGCCGCCGGCCCCGGCGTGGCCGGTCGCGGCACCGGTGCGCCCGCCGCGCCCGGTCTGGCGTCGGGTCGTCTCGCTGCTGTCCACCTTGCTCACCGCCGCGTTGCTGGTGACGGTCGGGCTCTACCTGTGGCAGCGGCTACGTCCGCTGGAGGTCGAGCAGGTCGCGGTGGCGGTGCCCCGGCCGGCCGGGGTGGCCTGCGACGTGACCGTCGACGTGGTCGCCACGGTCCGCACCAACGGGCGCGCCGGCACGATCCGCTACCAGTGGTTCCGCTCGGACGCGCCGCCCGGCGCGCTGCTCACCGAGCGGGTCGGCACCGGGCAGCGGACCGCCACGCTCACCCTCAGCTGGACGTTCAGCGGAGTCGGCGCGACCACCGGGACGGCCACCGTCAACATCGTCGAGCCGTCGCCGGTGCAGGCCGGCACGCGTGTCGACTACCGCTGCCCCGGCGGCTGAGCGTTTCCCCGCGCGCCGGCCAGGGTAGGCCCACCCGCAACGATCCTGACTTCGTGCGTGGAGGCCCTTCGATGAAAGACAACTTCGGTGACGCGGTGGGCGACGCGTTCCGTTCGGTGATGCTCTTCCTGCCCAAGGCGGTCGCGTTCGTCGCGATCCTGGTCGTCGGCTGGCTGATCGCCAAGGCCGTGCTGAAGTTGGTGGACAAGGTCCTGGAACGGGTGCACTTCGACCGGGCGGTCGAGCGCGGCGGGATCAAGACCGCGCTGGCCCGCTCGAAGTACGACGCCAGCGACCTCGTCGCCAAGCTCGCCTACTACGCGGTGCTGCTGGTCACGCTCCAGCTCGCGTTCGGCATCTGGGGCCCCAACCCGATCTCCGACCTGATCGCCGGCGTGGTCGCCTGGCTGCCCCGGGCGTTCGTCGCGATCGTCATCGTGGTGGTGGCCGCGGCCATCGCCCGGGCGGTGAAGGACATCATCTCCAGCGCGCTCGGCGGCCTCTCCTACGGGCGGGTGCTGGCCAACCTCGCCTCGGTGTTCATCCTCGGCCTCGGGGTGATCGCCGCGCTCAACCAGATCGGCGTCGCCACCGCGGTGACCACGCCGGTGCTGATCGCGGTGCTCGCCACCGTCGGCGGCATCCTGGTGGTGGGTGTCGGCGGTGGTCTGGTGCGGCCGATGCAGAGCCGCTGGGAGAACTGGCTGACCCGGGCCGAGGAGGAGTCCCGGACCATCGCCACCCACGCCCGCGCCTACCAGGCCGGCCGGCGTGACGTGGCGGCCCGGCTCGCCGCGGATCGCGAGGCCGAGCTGGCCCGGCCGGTGGCCGCGGACGGCGAGGCGGACCGCACCCAGCCGGTGCCGGCGTACGCGGGCTCGGCCGAGCCGACCCAGGTGGTGCCGACCCAGGCCGGCGGCGACCCGGCGGCCGTCGGCGAGACCACCCAGGTGATCCCGGCGCTCGGCGACTCCGGGCGCACCCCGCCGGCCACGCCGCGCCAGCCGACGGCCGAGCAGGCCGCGGACGGCGAGGCGACCATGGTCATCCCGCCGGCGGACGCGGACAAGTTCCGCCGCTGAACCGAGCGGTCGACCGGGGCGGGATCCGATCGGATCCCGCCCCGGTCGCGTCTCACCCGAGGTAGGGGCGCTCGGTCCGGCCGCGCCGCAGGGTTTCCGCCCACCAGTCCAACTGGCCCAGCATGTCGGCCAGGCCCGCCTCCGCCGGCCCGGGCCGGCGCAACTCGCCGTGCGCGTCGAACGCGGCGTGCACGCCCGGAATCATGACGCCGGTACGCATGGTGGGGACGTGCAGCTCGGCCAGGACACCGCGCAACTGCTCCACCGCGCGCAGGCCGCCGGACGCGCCGCCGTACGAGACGAAGCCCAGGGGCTTGGCCCGCCACTCGACGTACGCGGTGTCGATCGCGGTCTTCAACGGGCCGGGATAGCCGTGGTTGTACTCGGGTGTGACGACGACGAACGCGTCCGCCCGGGCGATCCGCTTGGTGAACTCGTCGGCGTCGCCGCCGCCGGCCAGGTCGCCCGGCAGGTCGAGGTCGGCCAGGTCGACGTGGTCCACCTCGGCGGCCGGGTGGTGGTCGAGGCGTCGCAGCAGCCAGCGGGTCACCGTCGGGCCGATCCGGTCGGGCCGGACGCTGGCGGTGATGACGACCAGCGCGTAGGGGGCGAGCCGTTCAGGCACGGTGGCCTCCGCTCGGGGACCGGAGTTCGAGGTCCGGTGCGACGGCGGCGTCCGCGTCGGGCGGGGGCAGCGACTCCACCAGCGCCCGGACCTCGGCCGGGCTCAGGGTGAGGACGAACTCGTCGACCAGCGCGTCGGCGTACTCGTCGTCGGTGAGCGTGCGGGAGCGGGTGGGACGGCCGGGGCTCTCCCACGTGTACTCGCGGTCGATGAGCCGGCGCACCGACTCGTCGTCCTTGCGGACCACGACGCGCTGCCGGGCGAAGGGCGAGCGCGGATCGGTGGCGGTGTGGTGGTTGGCGACCCCGACGTCCACCGGGTACTGCGGTTCCTCGGTGAAGGTCTGCAGCGTGACCCAGTCGGCGGTGGCGCGTTCCCGCAACCGCCACGCGCCGTCCGGGCCGCGCCGGAGCCGGTACTCCCAGCGGCCCTGCCGGCGCGGGACGTCCTCGACCAGCGGCAGCGGTTCGAGCAGGCCGGAGCCGAAGCCGACGTCGGCGAGCCACACCCGGTCGCCGTCGTCGACCCGCAGCACCAGGTGTGAGCGCGGGCGCGGGCTCTCGGCCGGGTCGCCGGTGCGGGCGAGCAGCCGGTCCACCCGGAAGCCGACGCGCTGGAGCACCGCGCCGAACAGCACGCCGTGCTCGTAGCAGTAGCCACCGCGCCCGGCCCGGACGAGCTTGTCCTGCACCCGGGGCAGGTCGACGTCGACGCCCCGGCCGAGAATCACGTCCAGGTTCTCGAACGTGATCGCGGCGACGTGCGCCCGGTGCAGGGCGCGCAGCGTCCCGCCGTCTCGCCTGACGGGTCCGCGGTGGCCGACGCGACGCAGGTACGCGTCGAGGTCCAGCGCGTCGACCGGCCAGTGCGCGGCCAGGTCGACGGGCCCGGGCGGGGAGCCGGTGGAGGGGTCACGTCACGGTCCTCTCTGCTCAGCGCGCCGGCGCCGGTCCGGTGCTGGCGCGCACGACGAGGTGGGTGGGGAGGGTGATCCGGTTGGGCGTGCCGGCCGGGTCGAGCAGCATCCGGGCCATCAGCCGCCCCTTCTCGGCGATCGGTTGGCGGATGGTGGTCAGCCCGGCCGCCGCGGCCAGCGGCACGTCGTCGAAGCCGGTCACCGAGAGGTCGCGTCCGACCCGGAGTCCGCGGTCCTCGGCGGTGCGGGCCACGGCGGCGGCGAGCACGTCGCTGTCCGCGACGATCGCCGTCGGCCGGTCGCCGCCGGTGAGCAGCGCCGCGGCGGCCGCGTGGCCGGAGGCCGTGGCGTTGCTGCCCCCGCTGACGACCCGCAGGCGGGCGCCGGCGGGCAGGGCGTCGCGGACCCCGGCCAGCCGGTCGCGGGAGTACGGGTAGAGGGCCGCCTCGTCCACCGTGGGGACGTACCGCCCGGGTGGTTGCGGCGCGGCGACGACCATCGCCAGGTCGAGGTGACCGAGGTCGACCAGGTGCCCGCCGATCGTCCGGCCGGCCTGCCGGTCGTCGATCAGCACGGCGCGGGCGGCGGTGGACTCGGCGGAGAGCACCAGCGGGAGCGAGCGGTCGGCGAGCGCCCGGACGGCCGGGTGCGCGTCGGTGAGCCCGTCGGCGACCGCGCCGTCGATCACGGCGCGGTGCACGGCGTCGAGCGACTCGGCCACCTGGGCGTCGGTGAGGCCCGCGACGACCGGCGCGAACGGGATGAGCAACAAGCTGGTCCGGCCCGCCGCGAGCGTCTCGGCGAGGCCGCCGAGCAGGTCGAGCACGTAGGGGTCGCGGAACGCGTACCCGAGTTCGGTGGTGAGGACGACGCCGACGGCGTTGGCCCGCCCGGTGCGCAGCGACCGCGCGGCGGCGTTCGGGCCGGCGTAGCCGAGGTCCCGGGCCACCGCGAGGATCCGGGTCCGCATCTCGGCGGAGAGCCGTTGCGGCCGGTTGAAGGCGTAGGAGACCGCGGCCGTGGAGACGCCCGCCGCCTCGGCGACGGACCGCAACGTCACTCGGGATCCCATGACGCGCCCTCCGTTGTTAATCGATTAACAGACTGCCTCGTCCGCGGGGCGCCCGTCAAGCCGTGGGTCCGGTTAGGATCGTCGGCATGACCTGGCGATGTTGATCCCCGCCTGAGCGACGAGGCCGCGGGCCACCACGGACACCACGCACTGCGACAGGTGTCCGTCACGTCCCGTGGGAAGGTCTCATGCTCGTCGCATCTGCCCGCGTGCCCGCGATCCGCCGCCTGGCGGCGACGCTCTACGGCTACGCGTTCCTCACCGACCTCGTCCTGCTCTACCCGCTCTACGTCCTGCTGTTCGCCGACACCGGGCTGTCGGTCGGGCAGATCTCCTCGCTCTTCGTCCTCTGGTCGGTCGCCGGCATCCTGCTGGAGGTCCCCTCCGGGGCGTGGGCCGACGCGCTGTCGCGCCGGCTGCTGCTCTGCCTGGCGCCGCTGCTCGCGGCCGCCGGCTTCGCGCTCTGGGTGCTGCTGCCGTCCTACCCGGCGTTCGCCGCCGGCTTCCTGCTCTGGGGCGCCGGCGGCGCGCTGCGTTCCGGGGCGCTGGAGGCGCTGGTCTTCACCGAACTCGACCGCCTCGGCGCCGCCGACCGCTACGCCCGGCTGATCGGCCGCACCCGCACCGCCGAGGTGCTCGGCGCGGTCGGGTCGGGAGTGCTCGCCGGCCCGGTGTACGCGCTCGGCGGCTACCTCGCCGTCGGCGCCGCCAGCGTGCTGACCTGCCTGCTCGCCGCCGCCGTCGCGGCCCGCCTCCCCGAGCACCGGTCCCCGGCGGGCGCCGACCCGACAC is part of the Micromonospora sp. WMMD980 genome and encodes:
- a CDS encoding penicillin acylase family protein, with translation MPRRPLRARLAAFTAAALTASVLTVTPPTPALAASTFAPNDYCLGQCADILPPGQNGNATLVAILAHQTLGTRPAHSSDQLDEYANLVYNYAGLTDEQIARFYNDSSFGVPAAQVESTVSPRSDVTIVRDRATGVPHVTGTTRGGTMFGAGYAGAQDRLWVMDLLRHVGRGNVTSFAGGAPGNRELEQSVWANSPYTEADLQAQVDALRTKGARGQQLYADVVDYIAGINAYIDKSIADDNYPGEYVLAGAGKPKHFTMTDLIATAGVIGGLFGGGGGSEIQSALVRVAARAKYGATEGDRVWAAFRSQNDPETVLTLHDGQSFPYGATPPGATSAVLPDAGSVVAEPLAYDATRGAASRTGASKATKELLGGLSNLRAHGMSNAVVVSGRHTTTGNPVAVFGPQTGYFAPQLLMLQELQGPGISARGAAFAGLNLYVLLGRGQDYAWSATSASQDLTDTYAVPLCTTDGSAPTLRTNRYLYHGQCLAMEALEQRNSWSPTLADSTPAGSYTLRALRTKYGLVSYRGLVNGQPTAFTKLRSTYRHEADSAIGFQAFNDPSAMGSAAAFQASAGSVGYAFNWFYVNSTEAAYYNSGANPVRSSATDPNLPAKAEPAYEWAGWNPDTNDASYAPASAHPQSVNQGYYVSWNNKQARDFSAADGNFSFGSVHRGQLLDGPVRAAIAQRKLGRADVVKIMADAAVTDLRGQQVLGDLLRVLDSAPVTDPALADAVTKLRAWQQAGSRRVETSPGSKVYQHADAIRIFDAWWPLLASAEFRPGLGPDLYAALVDAIEVNEAPSGGQNGGRDGAVSWALAGQAHKGSSFQYGWWGYVDKDVRTVLGDPVAGGLGRAYCGNGSLGACRTALLDALGQAAAVPATTVYPGDKSCGAGDQWCADSIAQSGLGGITHPLIAWQNRPTYQQVVSFPARRGDDVTNLAQGRPAAASSTQFLTSYTPDKAVDGSLGSRWASSYHDNQWLRVDLGAARTVSRAVLRWEAAYATSYRIEVSGDGSSWTPVFATTTGNGGVDNATFAPVSARYVRVYGVKRATSYGFSLYEFEVYGR
- a CDS encoding N-acetylmuramoyl-L-alanine amidase, with protein sequence MHFDHSELDRRTLLRAGLGAATVAVVGTELALPATAHAAPGADLDWIISCDEWAARPPSGALSVSAIPTNKIILHHMAFPNVTDHSEEHAKQLARDCQDLHMDGNGWSDTGQHFTVSRGGHVLEGRHGSLERLEAGDRQMIAAHCPGENGRAIGIENEGTYVTEAPPEELLDGLVRLCTAVCRQYGLHAHDIFGHWDFRETQCPGATFYREFPAVRRRVFRKLGTRLGDVPARRWPDIWRFVGGPVVRVAQYLLTFRGYAVPVTGVFDAATVAAVQDWQARNGIPVDVDATLTAPTWETLAPELDQRDTGVPVVAAQFMLAAKGWAEVTPTGEYDHPTRTAVKDLQRLHGLPPTGKLSTTTWCALVGGVVRQSFHKR
- a CDS encoding protein kinase; amino-acid sequence: MSGWQLSGYTPVRTLGSGASGSVVLATHDATGTSVAIKYLVRDLGADSSFRLAFRDEARLLGEVDDPHVSRLYEYVESPHGAAIVMELVDGVSLRQMLRAHGPTTPEAALCVLKGSLAGLAAAHAHGVVHRDYKPENVLVTGAGASKLADFGIAMPIGQGSDTTVSGTPRYMAPEQWTGAPAGPACDIYAATATFFECLTGRPPYPGPDLLALRVQHATAPVPTDPAPAEVHELLRLGMAKRPEERPQPAQVFLELLDRVAGAGYGPGWEERGLGELARRAALLAALWPFPDRAEGATAVARTALGAPTGRGRLLRRGRKRTLLAVGALVTAVLVGGAGYSYAARETPAAGASGGPSPAGVGPVAPTAPDPMGAVTPDATPTASPTPSALPSPSAAIPSATPNATRPPIRPPVRTGTPAPTPSRSTSPPPPPDVTAPVVGGVGVDPGQLEPKGCPFGVQSSAVTVTATDDRSGPAALKVTFRYTLEGVTGTVRMTAAGRGVFTGMLGPLAAPKQSSRIPIEVTAVDAAGNATTSARPAYVTLYTYCTPG
- a CDS encoding NAD(P)H-dependent oxidoreductase, which translates into the protein MPERLAPYALVVITASVRPDRIGPTVTRWLLRRLDHHPAAEVDHVDLADLDLPGDLAGGGDADEFTKRIARADAFVVVTPEYNHGYPGPLKTAIDTAYVEWRAKPLGFVSYGGASGGLRAVEQLRGVLAELHVPTMRTGVMIPGVHAAFDAHGELRRPGPAEAGLADMLGQLDWWAETLRRGRTERPYLG
- a CDS encoding arylamine N-acetyltransferase; the protein is MAAHWPVDALDLDAYLRRVGHRGPVRRDGGTLRALHRAHVAAITFENLDVILGRGVDVDLPRVQDKLVRAGRGGYCYEHGVLFGAVLQRVGFRVDRLLARTGDPAESPRPRSHLVLRVDDGDRVWLADVGFGSGLLEPLPLVEDVPRRQGRWEYRLRRGPDGAWRLRERATADWVTLQTFTEEPQYPVDVGVANHHTATDPRSPFARQRVVVRKDDESVRRLIDREYTWESPGRPTRSRTLTDDEYADALVDEFVLTLSPAEVRALVESLPPPDADAAVAPDLELRSPSGGHRA
- a CDS encoding LacI family DNA-binding transcriptional regulator; translated protein: MGSRVTLRSVAEAAGVSTAAVSYAFNRPQRLSAEMRTRILAVARDLGYAGPNAAARSLRTGRANAVGVVLTTELGYAFRDPYVLDLLGGLAETLAAGRTSLLLIPFAPVVAGLTDAQVAESLDAVHRAVIDGAVADGLTDAHPAVRALADRSLPLVLSAESTAARAVLIDDRQAGRTIGGHLVDLGHLDLAMVVAAPQPPGRYVPTVDEAALYPYSRDRLAGVRDALPAGARLRVVSGGSNATASGHAAAAALLTGGDRPTAIVADSDVLAAAVARTAEDRGLRVGRDLSVTGFDDVPLAAAAGLTTIRQPIAEKGRLMARMLLDPAGTPNRITLPTHLVVRASTGPAPAR